Proteins encoded together in one Lathyrus oleraceus cultivar Zhongwan6 chromosome 5, CAAS_Psat_ZW6_1.0, whole genome shotgun sequence window:
- the LOC127086502 gene encoding protein CHLORORESPIRATORY REDUCTION 41, chloroplastic: MASTFLSYPAPRLLHNNHFQTKKHFSIKCTTSLNSSSSESDFPTPDPTNTTMNSPETFPLEKRRRSEIIRRRRPKNDLVKSEPPNFEIGWKRTKVINLEKPIGYVVADFLEKLEELMMKNKFGSTELLAKVGEIVAERAREEAEVLRDEGKVEERMVVELFRVLKLMEMDLAMVKAAVKEDTLGERLDQAKARCRQAILVAYSF; the protein is encoded by the coding sequence ATGGCTTCAACATTCCTCTCATATCCTGCACCTCGTCTTCTACACAATAATCACTTTCAAACCAAAAAGCACTTCTCCATAAAATGCACAACTTCATTAAATTCATCTTCTTCTGAGTCAGATTTTCCCACACCAGACCCTACAAACACTACAATGAACAGTCCAGAAACATTTCCACTAGAGAAAAGAAGAAGATCAGAGATAATAAGACGGAGAAGGCCGAAAAACGACCTAGTGAAATCGGAGCCACCGAACTTTGAAATCGGTTGGAAAAGGACAAAAGTGATTAACCTTGAGAAGCCTATAGGGTATGTGGTAGCTGATTTTCTGGAGAAGTTGGAGGAACTTATGATGAAGAATAAATTTGGTTCAACAGAACTGTTGGCAAAAGTAGGTGAAATCGTTGCTGAAAGGGCGAGAGAAGAAGCAGAAGTTTTGAGAGATGAAGGGAAAGTTGAAGAGAGAATGGTTGTTGAACTTTTTAGAGTTTTGAAGTTGATGGAAATGGATTTGGCTATGGTGAAAGCTGCTGTTAAGGAAGATACTTTGGGGGAGAGGCTTGATCAAGCTAAGGCTAGATGCAGGCAAGCTATACTTGTTGCTTATTCCTTTTGA
- the LOC127086501 gene encoding pentatricopeptide repeat-containing protein At4g04790, mitochondrial isoform X1, with product MRYYHIIRNLCAPFRSHSPTKFNPHSSSFTSSSSTHSKPDVNSILTSLNLQQNSDSDEYSEGVFQQISSVFYSGQSVQGAYSEETDATNEFEKIMNISQLPNTPQSNIALRRKEASREKKRKCIFNTNQEQRFRRIVESCGKILGTEATLELFDKVERKPGVPGYDALVKICIGKAREAENKDIAIEEMGKVFHLFELMREQGLELEEQTYGPLLMYTIDMSMVEEFQFFCQVIKDENPGSTARLGYYEMMMWLKVNDEEKIQGLCDYIAENDGEDTFDLRESYLLALCESERKENILEVLEIMDIKKLSSVDSVAKIFQALGRLSLEPVAEKLFFYYKTSNHEEDSITNFIASYAISIQDLRVEDVIKKFKDFHEKLKVLPSSSSYNKLILHGCALLKEHTCSDEEFDQLLLLLEKLNHTTYWNDACCRIILCCIWNKRLSSAIDLCKLLKNKLQIDELVMKVLFHKVFSQIEESESKYSQTALELISEMKDKLGLLPSQKCYDSLLAAWCNAKQNSHSAE from the exons ATGCGCTACTACCACATTATTCGAAATCTATGCGCTCCCTTTCGCTCACATTCACCCACCAAATTCAACCCTCATTCTTCTTCTTttacttcatcttcttcaacccaTTCCAAACCAGATGTCAATTCTATCCTCACAAGCCTTAACCTTCAACAAAACTCTGATTCAG ATGAATATTCTGAAGGGGTTTTTCAGCAAATTTCTTCTGTTTTCTACA GTGGTCAGTCAGTCCAGGGAGCTTATTCTGAAGAAACTGATGCCACTAATGAGTTTGAAAAAATAATGAATATATCGCAGTTGCCAAACACACCTCAAAGCAATATAGCATTGCGAAGGAAAGAGGCTTCTcgtgaaaagaaaagaaaatgcATATTCAATACTAATCAAGAACAACGTTTCCGCCGTATAGTTGAAAGCTGTGGGAAGATACTAGGAACTGAGGCTACCCTTGAGTTGTTTGATAAAGTTGAACGAAAACCAGGTGTGCCAGGATACGATGCATTGGTAAAAATATGCATAGGTAAAGCTAGGGAAGCTGAGAATAAAGACATTGCAATCGAAGAGATGGGGAAGGTTTTTCACCTTTTTGAGTTAATGAGGGAACAAGGTTTAGAGCTCGAAGAACAGACATATGGCCCACTTCTTATGTATACAATTGACATGAGTATGGTTGAAGAGTTTCAGTTTTTCTGTCAGGTCATCAAAGATGAGAATCCCGGTTCAACTGCAAGACTGGGTTACTATGAAATGATGATGTGGTTAAAAGTTAATGATGAAGAAAAGATTCAAGGTCTTTGTGATTATATTGCAGAGAACGATGGCGAGGACACTTTTGATTTACGAG AAAGTTATTTATTGGCTCTTTGTGAGAGTGAAAGGAAGGAGAATATTTTGGAGGTGTTGGAAATCATGGACATAAAAAAGCTTTCATCTGTTGACTCTGTAGCAAAGATATTTCAGGCATTGGGAAGACTATCATTGGAACCGGTTGCGGAGAAGCTCTTTTTTTATTACAAAACAAGTA ATCATGAAGAGGATAGTATAACAAACTTCATTGCTAGTTATGCAATCAGCATTCAAGACTTACGG GTTGAGGATGTCATAAAAAAGTTCAAGGATTTTCACGAAAAACTAAAAGTTTTACCTTCTTCCTCATCATATAACAAGCTCATTTTACATGGCTGTGCATTGCTCAAG GAGCACACTTGTTCTGATGAGGAGTTCGATCAATTGCTTCTGCTACTTGAGAAACTAAACCATACAACCTATTGGAACGATGCTTGCTGCAGAATCATATTGTGTTGTATTTGGAATAAGCGTTTAAG TTCTGCTATTGACTTGTGTAAGCTCCTCAAGAATAAGTTGCAAATCGATGAATTGGTTATGAAAGTTCTCTTTCATAAG GTATTTTCTCAAATAGAAGAGTCGGAGTCGAAATATTCGCAAACTGCCCTGGAGTTGATTTCAGAAATGAAAGATAAGCTTGGCCTTTTGCCTTCACAAAAATGTTATGATTCTCTGCTTGCTGCATGGTGCAACGCCAAACAAAACTCTCACAGTGCTGAATGA
- the LOC127086501 gene encoding pentatricopeptide repeat-containing protein At4g04790, mitochondrial isoform X2: MRYYHIIRNLCAPFRSHSPTKFNPHSSSFTSSSSTHSKPDVNSILTSLNLQQNSDSDEYSEGVFQQISSVFYSGQSVQGAYSEETDATNEFEKIMNISQLPNTPQSNIALRRKEASREKKRKCIFNTNQEQRFRRIVESCGKILGTEATLELFDKVERKPGVPGYDALVKICIGKAREAENKDIAIEEMGKVFHLFELMREQGLELEEQTYGPLLMYTIDMSMVEEFQFFCQVIKDENPGSTARLGYYEMMMWLKVNDEEKIQGLCDYIAENDGEDTFDLRESYLLALCESERKENILEVLEIMDIKKLSSVDSVAKIFQALGRLSLEPVAEKLFFYYKTNHEEDSITNFIASYAISIQDLRVEDVIKKFKDFHEKLKVLPSSSSYNKLILHGCALLKEHTCSDEEFDQLLLLLEKLNHTTYWNDACCRIILCCIWNKRLSSAIDLCKLLKNKLQIDELVMKVLFHKVFSQIEESESKYSQTALELISEMKDKLGLLPSQKCYDSLLAAWCNAKQNSHSAE, from the exons ATGCGCTACTACCACATTATTCGAAATCTATGCGCTCCCTTTCGCTCACATTCACCCACCAAATTCAACCCTCATTCTTCTTCTTttacttcatcttcttcaacccaTTCCAAACCAGATGTCAATTCTATCCTCACAAGCCTTAACCTTCAACAAAACTCTGATTCAG ATGAATATTCTGAAGGGGTTTTTCAGCAAATTTCTTCTGTTTTCTACA GTGGTCAGTCAGTCCAGGGAGCTTATTCTGAAGAAACTGATGCCACTAATGAGTTTGAAAAAATAATGAATATATCGCAGTTGCCAAACACACCTCAAAGCAATATAGCATTGCGAAGGAAAGAGGCTTCTcgtgaaaagaaaagaaaatgcATATTCAATACTAATCAAGAACAACGTTTCCGCCGTATAGTTGAAAGCTGTGGGAAGATACTAGGAACTGAGGCTACCCTTGAGTTGTTTGATAAAGTTGAACGAAAACCAGGTGTGCCAGGATACGATGCATTGGTAAAAATATGCATAGGTAAAGCTAGGGAAGCTGAGAATAAAGACATTGCAATCGAAGAGATGGGGAAGGTTTTTCACCTTTTTGAGTTAATGAGGGAACAAGGTTTAGAGCTCGAAGAACAGACATATGGCCCACTTCTTATGTATACAATTGACATGAGTATGGTTGAAGAGTTTCAGTTTTTCTGTCAGGTCATCAAAGATGAGAATCCCGGTTCAACTGCAAGACTGGGTTACTATGAAATGATGATGTGGTTAAAAGTTAATGATGAAGAAAAGATTCAAGGTCTTTGTGATTATATTGCAGAGAACGATGGCGAGGACACTTTTGATTTACGAG AAAGTTATTTATTGGCTCTTTGTGAGAGTGAAAGGAAGGAGAATATTTTGGAGGTGTTGGAAATCATGGACATAAAAAAGCTTTCATCTGTTGACTCTGTAGCAAAGATATTTCAGGCATTGGGAAGACTATCATTGGAACCGGTTGCGGAGAAGCTCTTTTTTTATTACAAAACAA ATCATGAAGAGGATAGTATAACAAACTTCATTGCTAGTTATGCAATCAGCATTCAAGACTTACGG GTTGAGGATGTCATAAAAAAGTTCAAGGATTTTCACGAAAAACTAAAAGTTTTACCTTCTTCCTCATCATATAACAAGCTCATTTTACATGGCTGTGCATTGCTCAAG GAGCACACTTGTTCTGATGAGGAGTTCGATCAATTGCTTCTGCTACTTGAGAAACTAAACCATACAACCTATTGGAACGATGCTTGCTGCAGAATCATATTGTGTTGTATTTGGAATAAGCGTTTAAG TTCTGCTATTGACTTGTGTAAGCTCCTCAAGAATAAGTTGCAAATCGATGAATTGGTTATGAAAGTTCTCTTTCATAAG GTATTTTCTCAAATAGAAGAGTCGGAGTCGAAATATTCGCAAACTGCCCTGGAGTTGATTTCAGAAATGAAAGATAAGCTTGGCCTTTTGCCTTCACAAAAATGTTATGATTCTCTGCTTGCTGCATGGTGCAACGCCAAACAAAACTCTCACAGTGCTGAATGA